In one window of Cupriavidus necator N-1 DNA:
- a CDS encoding DUF1289 domain-containing protein has translation MNPPLSVINPCLNICRMDLAGKYCQGCGRTAVEIGRWAQMTDAERAEVMASLPARQSWRSRAPAPTP, from the coding sequence ATGAACCCGCCCCTCTCCGTCATCAATCCATGCCTGAACATCTGCCGCATGGACCTCGCTGGCAAGTATTGCCAGGGCTGCGGCAGGACTGCGGTCGAGATCGGCCGCTGGGCGCAGATGACCGACGCAGAGCGCGCCGAGGTCATGGCTTCGCTGCCGGCGCGCCAGTCGTGGCGCAGCCGCGCCCCGGCGCCCACCCCCTGA
- a CDS encoding DsbA family oxidoreductase yields the protein MNHPSTLSVEAYFDLICPWCLIGKKHLESAIALLGRERPDVAVQVEWRSYPLIPAMPPAGLPYRDFYVARLGSPQAVAARQAQVCAAAQDAGLTLALDRIETFPNTLLAHRLVRLARQQAGADAAAALIDELFTRYFLRAENIGDPRVLRQAAATCGVAIPDQVPAQPDADAHRDLDWLPSLGGPQEPVLRAGLGVPHFIFDGTRSVSGARPPAALLEAMLHTLARAKQRATRATA from the coding sequence ATGAACCATCCGTCCACGCTTTCGGTCGAGGCCTATTTCGACCTGATCTGTCCCTGGTGCCTGATCGGCAAGAAGCACCTGGAAAGCGCCATCGCCTTGCTCGGGCGGGAGCGTCCCGACGTCGCCGTGCAGGTGGAATGGCGTTCTTATCCGCTGATTCCGGCCATGCCGCCGGCCGGCCTGCCCTACCGCGACTTCTATGTGGCACGCCTGGGCAGCCCCCAGGCAGTGGCGGCACGCCAGGCACAGGTCTGTGCCGCGGCACAAGATGCCGGCCTCACCCTGGCACTGGATCGCATCGAGACCTTCCCGAACACCCTGCTGGCCCATCGCCTGGTACGCCTTGCCCGGCAACAGGCAGGGGCAGACGCGGCCGCTGCGCTGATCGACGAGCTGTTCACGCGCTACTTCCTGCGCGCCGAGAACATCGGTGATCCGCGCGTGCTGCGACAGGCCGCCGCGACCTGCGGCGTCGCGATTCCGGATCAGGTCCCGGCTCAACCCGATGCGGATGCACACCGTGACCTGGACTGGCTGCCGTCACTCGGCGGCCCGCAAGAACCGGTATTGCGTGCCGGACTAGGCGTGCCGCACTTTATCTTCGACGGCACCCGCAGCGTGTCTGGCGCGCGGCCTCCCGCCGCGCTGCTGGAAGCCATGCTGCACACGCTGGCGCGCGCGAAGCAGCGCGCCACCCGGGCCACCGCCTGA
- a CDS encoding Bug family tripartite tricarboxylate transporter substrate binding protein, with protein sequence MPQRPALFRLRHAALAAVSAVMALSMPSAMAWTNKPVRMLVPAPAGGTMDVIARLLADQLSQDLGQPVVVDNKPGAGGGIAISAMLQAPPDGQTIMVTATNVLTEVPHVLKTPYNTMKDIRPVAAVARSRLLLVGAPSLPAKDFKSLVNYVHANPGKLSFASYSAGTASHYAGVIMNQKAGLDLAHVPFAGSSPALAQVMGGQIALMYDGMVTSLPMIKAGKLQAYAVASKNRSPLLPQVPTFAELGYPDVEFSNWVGVIASARVPAELAQKIQAATYKAAATPKVQERMQALSYEPMREQTLSELNQSLNAEFERNAAIVKTFNIQP encoded by the coding sequence ATGCCTCAACGCCCTGCCCTTTTTCGCCTGCGCCACGCCGCCTTAGCCGCCGTCAGCGCCGTCATGGCCCTGTCCATGCCCTCGGCCATGGCGTGGACCAACAAGCCTGTACGCATGCTGGTGCCGGCCCCTGCCGGCGGCACCATGGACGTGATTGCCCGCCTTCTGGCCGACCAGCTGTCGCAGGATCTCGGCCAGCCGGTCGTGGTCGACAACAAGCCGGGCGCCGGCGGCGGCATCGCCATCAGCGCCATGCTGCAGGCACCGCCTGACGGCCAGACCATCATGGTGACGGCCACCAATGTGCTGACTGAAGTCCCCCACGTGCTCAAGACGCCGTACAACACGATGAAGGATATCCGGCCCGTGGCCGCGGTGGCACGCTCGCGCCTGCTGCTGGTGGGCGCGCCGTCCCTGCCCGCCAAGGACTTCAAGAGCCTAGTGAACTACGTGCATGCCAACCCTGGCAAGCTGAGCTTTGCCTCCTATAGCGCCGGCACCGCATCCCACTATGCCGGCGTGATCATGAACCAGAAGGCCGGGCTCGACCTTGCGCACGTTCCCTTTGCCGGCTCCTCGCCGGCGCTGGCCCAGGTGATGGGCGGCCAGATCGCGCTGATGTACGACGGCATGGTGACCTCGCTGCCGATGATCAAGGCCGGCAAGCTGCAAGCCTATGCCGTGGCTTCAAAGAACCGCTCGCCGCTGCTGCCCCAGGTGCCGACCTTCGCGGAGCTGGGTTATCCGGATGTGGAGTTCAGCAACTGGGTCGGCGTGATTGCCTCGGCGCGCGTGCCCGCAGAGCTGGCGCAGAAGATCCAGGCCGCCACTTACAAGGCGGCGGCAACGCCCAAGGTGCAGGAACGGATGCAGGCATTGAGCTATGAGCCGATGCGCGAGCAGACGCTGTCGGAACTGAACCAGTCCCTGAATGCCGAGTTTGAGCGCAATGCTGCGATCGTAAAGACCTTCAATATCCAGCCCTGA